Proteins from one Streptomyces sp. NBC_00390 genomic window:
- a CDS encoding NAD-binding protein, protein MIVCGDDALATRLAAELHDVYGERVTLVVPPSRSSESVSLPPTVARNRIRASVLFGRVSAAITRPDSADDVGSSGEFLLPVRELEATEPSEEALREAGVERAAALALVYDDDETNIRAALTARRLNPRLRLVIRLYNRKLGQHLEELLDQAAMVAMPGLTSAALDASTTVLSDADTAAPALAATAVAGTSKVVQADGLLLRAVERTPPGRGEVPDPGLCTLALLSSTTNDPAGAEGSDNSGVQGPLLLPDDAAVTAATGRGTVVLETVSYAGPWVPPRRLVGRGASLGEILSRRLRWTLAGVAAAVVALAVASWLTTGDHPLHAAYITLLDLFGIGDPAVGEPLVRQVFQLMAGLVGLALLPVLVAASLEALGTVRGAHALLRPPRGLSGHVVLLGLGKVGTRVLARLRELDIPVVCVEEDPEARGIPLARRLRVPVVVGDVTQEGVLEAAKVHRAHALLALTSADTTNLEAALYARTVKPDLRVALRLYDDDFATAVYRTLRAAHPQALTRSRSVSTLAAPAFAGAMMGRQILGAIPVERKVLLFAALDVAGHPQFEGRTVAEAFRPGAWRVIALDTAEPAERRPDLAANRPDDGGRTVAGLLWDLHPGYVLRAEDRVVLAATRRGLAELLGRRSAPRPDPRTS, encoded by the coding sequence ATGATCGTCTGCGGGGACGATGCGCTGGCTACGCGTCTTGCTGCCGAGCTGCACGATGTCTACGGGGAGAGGGTGACGCTCGTTGTCCCACCTTCCCGCTCCTCCGAGAGCGTGAGCCTGCCGCCGACCGTGGCTCGGAACCGTATCCGGGCCTCGGTGCTCTTCGGGCGCGTGTCAGCTGCCATCACCCGGCCGGACAGCGCCGACGATGTCGGCTCGAGCGGTGAGTTCCTGCTCCCCGTACGGGAGTTGGAGGCCACGGAGCCGTCGGAGGAGGCGCTGCGAGAGGCCGGTGTGGAGCGGGCTGCGGCGCTTGCCCTCGTGTACGACGACGACGAGACCAACATCCGCGCCGCGCTGACCGCCCGTCGGCTCAATCCCCGCCTGCGGCTGGTGATCCGGCTCTACAACCGCAAGCTGGGCCAGCACCTGGAGGAGCTTCTCGACCAGGCCGCGATGGTCGCGATGCCCGGGCTGACCTCAGCCGCGCTGGACGCCTCCACCACGGTGCTGTCCGACGCCGACACCGCGGCACCGGCCCTGGCGGCGACCGCCGTCGCCGGCACGAGCAAGGTTGTCCAGGCCGACGGGCTGCTGCTGCGAGCCGTGGAACGCACCCCGCCCGGGCGCGGCGAGGTCCCTGACCCGGGGCTGTGCACGCTCGCCCTGCTGTCGTCCACGACCAACGACCCGGCGGGCGCGGAGGGATCGGACAACAGCGGCGTCCAGGGGCCCCTGCTGCTGCCCGACGACGCCGCGGTCACGGCCGCGACCGGGCGGGGGACCGTGGTGCTGGAGACGGTCTCGTATGCCGGGCCATGGGTGCCGCCCCGCCGCCTTGTCGGCCGCGGCGCATCGCTGGGAGAGATCCTCTCGCGCCGGCTGCGCTGGACCCTCGCCGGTGTTGCCGCGGCCGTCGTCGCCCTGGCCGTCGCCTCCTGGCTCACGACCGGAGACCACCCTTTGCACGCCGCTTACATCACACTTCTCGATCTGTTCGGCATTGGGGACCCTGCTGTCGGCGAGCCTTTGGTGCGCCAGGTGTTCCAGCTCATGGCCGGACTCGTGGGACTCGCGCTGCTGCCGGTGCTCGTGGCAGCCTCGCTGGAGGCCCTTGGGACAGTCCGTGGAGCGCATGCGCTGCTCCGGCCACCGCGCGGACTGTCCGGGCATGTGGTGCTGCTGGGCCTCGGCAAAGTGGGCACCCGTGTGCTGGCCCGGCTGCGTGAGCTCGACATTCCCGTGGTGTGTGTGGAGGAGGATCCGGAAGCGCGCGGAATCCCGCTCGCCCGCCGTCTGCGCGTGCCCGTCGTGGTGGGAGACGTCACCCAGGAGGGCGTGCTGGAGGCGGCCAAGGTCCACCGAGCGCACGCCTTGCTGGCCCTGACCAGCGCCGACACCACGAATCTCGAAGCAGCGCTGTACGCGCGCACCGTCAAGCCGGATCTGCGGGTGGCGCTGCGGCTGTACGACGACGACTTCGCCACCGCCGTCTACCGCACCCTGCGGGCGGCACACCCCCAGGCCCTCACCCGCAGTCGGAGCGTTTCCACACTCGCCGCGCCCGCGTTCGCCGGGGCGATGATGGGCCGCCAGATCCTCGGTGCCATCCCGGTCGAGCGAAAGGTGCTTCTGTTCGCCGCGCTCGATGTAGCCGGACATCCACAGTTCGAGGGCCGCACCGTCGCCGAGGCGTTCCGCCCCGGCGCCTGGCGCGTCATCGCTCTGGATACGGCCGAGCCCGCCGAGCGCCGGCCCGATCTGGCCGCGAATCGTCCGGACGACGGCGGCCGGACCGTGGCCGGACTGCTGTGGGACCTCCACCCCGGCTACGTCCTGCGCGCCGAGGACCGTGTCGTGCTTGCCGCGACCCGCCGCGGGCTGGCCGAGCTCCTGGGGCGGCGGTCGGCACCCCGCCCGGATCCGCGGACGTCCTGA
- the nhaA gene encoding Na+/H+ antiporter NhaA yields the protein MAAAPRERSTFLGLLPWPERTAVAQALRTETVGGLVLLFAAVVALVWANTPWSGAYEQLRDFHFGIPALGLDLSVEHWTADGLLSIFFLVAGIELKRELVVGELRTPATAALPVVAALCGMAVPAAVYAATAGAGGGRLDGWAVPMATDIAFALAVLAVLSTHLPSALRAFLLTLAVVDDLGAILIIAIFFTSDLNFLALGGAFAGLLVFYVLQRFRVRGWWWYAPLGIAIWALMYNGGVHATVAGVAMGLILRTTRDKGETASPAERTSHLLHPVSAGIAVPLFALFAAGVAVSASAVGDVFTGPEPLGVVLGLVVGKTVGIFAGTYLAARFTRARLNPDLAWADVLALSVLAGIGFTVALLIGELAFPDPADAESIKAAVLIGSLIAAGLAALLIKRRNRIYRRLYEEETRDDDHDGIPDIYQRTGSGLQ from the coding sequence ATGGCCGCTGCCCCGCGCGAGCGTTCCACCTTCCTCGGCCTGCTGCCCTGGCCGGAACGCACAGCAGTGGCCCAGGCGCTGCGAACGGAGACAGTCGGCGGACTGGTGCTTCTCTTCGCAGCCGTGGTGGCCCTGGTATGGGCGAACACCCCGTGGAGCGGGGCCTACGAGCAGCTACGTGACTTCCACTTCGGTATCCCCGCACTCGGCCTCGACCTCTCCGTGGAGCACTGGACCGCTGATGGTCTGCTCAGCATCTTCTTCCTGGTCGCGGGCATCGAGCTGAAGCGCGAACTGGTCGTCGGTGAGTTGCGCACTCCTGCTACGGCAGCTCTGCCGGTCGTCGCCGCCCTGTGCGGCATGGCAGTGCCCGCCGCCGTGTACGCCGCCACTGCCGGCGCGGGTGGGGGCAGACTGGACGGCTGGGCCGTCCCCATGGCCACCGACATCGCCTTCGCTCTCGCGGTCCTCGCCGTCCTCAGCACCCACCTGCCCTCGGCGCTCCGCGCCTTTCTGCTCACCCTCGCCGTCGTCGACGACCTCGGCGCGATCCTCATCATTGCGATCTTCTTCACCAGCGATCTGAATTTCTTGGCCCTGGGCGGCGCGTTCGCCGGACTGCTCGTCTTCTATGTTCTCCAGCGCTTCCGTGTGCGGGGCTGGTGGTGGTACGCCCCGCTCGGCATCGCGATCTGGGCGCTGATGTACAACGGCGGTGTCCACGCCACCGTCGCCGGTGTGGCCATGGGCCTGATCCTGCGCACCACCCGCGACAAGGGCGAGACCGCCTCCCCGGCAGAGCGGACCTCGCATCTGCTGCACCCGGTCTCGGCGGGCATCGCCGTCCCCCTCTTCGCGCTGTTCGCCGCAGGCGTCGCAGTCTCCGCATCGGCCGTGGGTGACGTCTTCACCGGCCCGGAACCGCTCGGGGTCGTCCTCGGTCTGGTGGTCGGAAAGACCGTCGGCATCTTCGCGGGCACCTACCTCGCCGCCCGCTTCACCCGGGCCCGGCTCAACCCGGACCTGGCCTGGGCGGACGTCCTGGCGCTGTCCGTCCTGGCCGGGATCGGCTTCACTGTCGCCCTCCTGATCGGCGAATTGGCCTTCCCCGATCCGGCCGACGCCGAGAGCATCAAGGCGGCGGTCCTCATCGGATCGCTGATTGCGGCGGGCCTGGCCGCCCTGCTGATCAAACGCCGCAACAGGATCTACCGCCGCCTGTACGAGGAAGAAACACGCGACGACGACCACGACGGCATCCCCGACATCTACCAGCGCACCGGCTCCGGCCTCCAATAG
- a CDS encoding alanine/glycine:cation symporter family protein produces the protein MSYCPTTRWGSASHASSRAAWSVPVGGTDLPLIVAWLVVAGLVFTGWFGLVQIRKFRLAVDVVRGKYDEEGSAGEVNHFQALTAAVSGTVGLGNIAGVAVAVSIGGPGATFWMILCGLLGMATKFVEVTLGVKYREVHADGTVSGGPMHYLPKGLADRFGKNGKTLGKVLAVLASFMILFFGLFGGNLFQVNQSYAQLVSVSGGENGALGSSAGALFFGILIAALVGIVLLGGIRSIANVTSKLVPAMAGIYIAACLVVILVNVTAVPDALASIVKGAFNPEGVAGGVLGALIIGFKRAAFSNEAGLGSAPIAHSAVKTKHPASEGLVALLEPFIDTVVICTMTALTIVIANPASWAEARAGESIGGVTITSDAFGTVLPWFPCILTIAVMLFAISTVLTWGYYCLKAWTYLFGRSKASELIFKVLYTLFAVAGSLLTLQTLIDMADAILFMLAVINIIGLYLLAPVVKRELNSFLEFVRARKASETGHADEDPELVKTTA, from the coding sequence ATGTCGTACTGCCCGACCACGAGATGGGGGAGCGCGTCGCACGCCTCCTCACGGGCCGCATGGTCCGTTCCCGTCGGTGGGACGGACTTGCCGCTCATCGTTGCCTGGCTCGTGGTCGCCGGCCTGGTGTTCACCGGCTGGTTCGGGCTGGTGCAGATCCGCAAGTTCCGGCTCGCGGTCGACGTGGTGCGGGGCAAGTACGACGAGGAGGGGTCGGCCGGTGAGGTCAACCACTTCCAGGCGCTGACCGCCGCGGTCTCGGGCACGGTCGGTCTCGGCAACATCGCCGGTGTCGCCGTGGCCGTCTCCATCGGTGGTCCCGGTGCGACGTTCTGGATGATCCTCTGCGGCCTGCTGGGTATGGCCACGAAGTTCGTCGAGGTCACCCTGGGTGTGAAGTACCGCGAGGTGCATGCCGACGGCACCGTCTCCGGCGGCCCGATGCACTACCTGCCCAAGGGCCTCGCCGACCGCTTCGGAAAGAACGGCAAGACCCTCGGCAAGGTGCTCGCCGTCCTCGCCTCCTTCATGATCCTGTTCTTCGGCCTCTTCGGCGGCAACCTCTTCCAGGTCAACCAGAGCTACGCACAGCTCGTCTCCGTCTCCGGTGGCGAGAACGGCGCCCTCGGCTCGTCCGCGGGTGCCCTGTTCTTCGGCATCCTGATCGCCGCGCTCGTCGGCATCGTCCTGCTCGGCGGCATCCGCTCCATCGCCAATGTCACCAGCAAGTTGGTCCCGGCCATGGCCGGCATCTACATCGCCGCCTGCCTGGTCGTCATCCTGGTGAACGTCACCGCCGTCCCCGATGCCCTGGCCTCGATCGTCAAGGGCGCCTTCAACCCCGAGGGCGTCGCCGGTGGTGTCCTCGGCGCACTGATCATCGGTTTCAAGCGGGCGGCGTTCTCCAACGAGGCCGGTCTCGGCTCCGCGCCGATCGCCCACTCTGCCGTGAAGACCAAGCACCCTGCCAGCGAGGGTCTGGTCGCCCTGCTGGAGCCGTTCATCGACACCGTGGTCATCTGCACCATGACCGCCCTGACGATCGTGATCGCCAACCCGGCCAGTTGGGCCGAGGCGCGTGCGGGCGAGTCGATCGGCGGCGTCACCATCACCTCCGACGCGTTCGGCACGGTGCTGCCCTGGTTCCCGTGCATCCTCACCATCGCGGTGATGCTGTTCGCCATCTCGACGGTGCTGACCTGGGGCTACTACTGCCTCAAGGCCTGGACGTACCTCTTCGGTCGCAGCAAGGCCAGCGAGCTCATCTTCAAGGTGCTTTACACGCTGTTCGCCGTCGCGGGCTCCCTGCTCACCCTGCAGACCCTGATCGACATGGCCGACGCCATCCTGTTCATGCTCGCCGTCATCAACATCATCGGCCTCTACCTCCTCGCCCCGGTTGTCAAGCGCGAGCTGAACTCCTTCCTGGAGTTCGTCCGCGCCCGCAAGGCCAGCGAGACAGGCCACGCCGACGAGGACCCGGAGCTGGTGAAGACCACCGCCTGA
- a CDS encoding cation:proton antiporter, with protein sequence MVLVAVFGVALLIAVLLSGLAARTVLSTSLLFLVGGALVSDGFLGLIHITPNSEIVSVTADLALFAVLFTDGMHVSFPKLRANWKNPARALGLGMPLAFVGMALVTHYVVGLDWTTSFLVGAVLAPTDPVFASAIVGRKEVPAKLRQLLNVESGVNDGLALPIVLVLIAAAGPAVGHGNASFGKIALELGLGLAFGVLLPLLVNGLARFRLLGAEPKLQPLLPLAIGIILYGLCHLTHANPYLAAFSAGAVLTAVSPEAKAAFEPLGEALAELAKFAALLVFGALLTPQLFADLSLGGYVAVVLAIVLIRPASLLISLIGTGFDRREKLVAAWFGPKGFASVVYGLLVLQAGIPQGKEAYTLIAVCIAASIIAHSSTDVPIARLFHVEDLAGIPSDEDEAAAQHSKEIGHARA encoded by the coding sequence ATGGTGCTCGTTGCTGTCTTCGGGGTCGCACTGCTCATCGCTGTGCTGCTGTCCGGGCTCGCTGCTCGTACGGTTCTGTCCACATCGCTCCTCTTCCTGGTCGGCGGGGCGCTGGTCAGTGACGGCTTTCTCGGTCTGATTCACATCACGCCAAACAGTGAGATCGTCTCGGTGACTGCTGACCTCGCTCTGTTCGCCGTGTTGTTCACCGACGGCATGCATGTCTCTTTCCCCAAGCTGCGGGCGAACTGGAAGAACCCGGCGCGGGCCCTGGGGCTGGGCATGCCGCTCGCCTTCGTCGGCATGGCCCTGGTCACGCACTACGTGGTGGGTCTGGACTGGACGACGTCGTTCCTGGTGGGCGCGGTGCTGGCGCCTACGGACCCGGTGTTCGCGTCGGCGATCGTGGGGCGCAAGGAAGTCCCTGCCAAGCTACGGCAGTTGCTGAATGTGGAAAGCGGCGTCAACGACGGTCTCGCGCTGCCGATCGTTCTGGTCCTCATCGCGGCGGCCGGCCCCGCAGTCGGCCACGGCAACGCGTCGTTCGGCAAGATCGCCCTGGAACTGGGGCTGGGACTGGCCTTCGGTGTTCTCCTGCCACTGCTGGTGAACGGTCTTGCGCGGTTCCGGCTGCTGGGTGCGGAACCGAAGCTGCAGCCGCTGCTGCCGCTGGCCATCGGGATCATCCTGTACGGGCTGTGCCACCTCACCCACGCAAACCCCTACCTCGCGGCCTTCTCGGCCGGCGCGGTCCTCACTGCCGTCTCCCCGGAGGCGAAGGCTGCGTTCGAGCCGCTCGGCGAGGCGCTGGCCGAGCTTGCCAAGTTCGCCGCCCTTCTGGTCTTCGGCGCACTGCTCACCCCGCAGCTCTTCGCGGACCTGTCGTTGGGCGGATACGTCGCCGTGGTGCTGGCGATCGTGCTCATCCGGCCGGCATCACTGCTCATCTCGCTGATCGGAACCGGGTTCGACCGCCGCGAGAAGCTGGTCGCGGCCTGGTTCGGACCGAAGGGCTTCGCATCGGTGGTGTACGGACTTCTGGTCCTGCAGGCCGGTATCCCGCAGGGTAAGGAGGCGTACACGCTGATCGCCGTGTGCATCGCCGCCTCGATCATCGCCCACAGCAGCACCGACGTACCGATCGCCCGTCTCTTCCACGTAGAGGACCTGGCCGGCATTCCGAGCGACGAGGACGAGGCGGCAGCCCAGCACAGCAAGGAGATCGGGCATGCTCGCGCATGA
- a CDS encoding PucR family transcriptional regulator codes for MTERETPEEYLKGYTQTLVDACATSRRLTREELTSLRIQGERAAEAGIGLRVLVRAHLAAAGTVRPGLTGTAAEHLLAAVEQAVDAFAEGHERAQRLAVRQEEAVRREFIDDLLYGRSDLGRLAERAERFGLLLSHAHAVAVAQGTEPFDDGSPITRHIDSSLVARFGNRRILLTTKDGRLICIAPGDQSEVLSFFAKQAYAATDGGQVAIGRAHPGAGGVVHSYEEALNALDLATRMDLEDPVLHAADLLVYPVLTRDRQAMADLVHSVLGPLKQARGGAQPLIDTLTAYFDTGCVAAEAARRLSLSVRAMTYRLERIHKLTGADPGDPVHRYTLQTAVVGARLLDWPNQDL; via the coding sequence ATGACGGAGCGGGAGACACCCGAGGAGTACCTGAAGGGGTACACCCAGACCTTGGTGGATGCCTGCGCCACGAGCCGTCGGCTCACCCGCGAGGAGCTGACGTCCCTCCGGATCCAGGGCGAGCGCGCCGCAGAGGCCGGCATCGGACTGCGCGTCCTGGTCCGTGCCCATCTCGCCGCCGCCGGAACCGTGCGACCCGGACTGACGGGCACCGCCGCCGAACACCTCCTTGCCGCCGTCGAGCAGGCCGTGGACGCCTTCGCGGAGGGGCACGAGCGAGCCCAGCGACTGGCGGTACGTCAGGAGGAGGCCGTGCGCCGGGAGTTCATCGACGACCTGCTCTACGGGCGCAGCGATCTTGGCCGTCTGGCGGAGCGCGCCGAGCGTTTCGGGCTGCTGCTCTCCCATGCCCACGCGGTCGCCGTGGCGCAGGGCACCGAGCCGTTCGACGACGGCTCCCCCATCACCCGCCACATCGATTCCTCGCTCGTCGCGCGTTTCGGGAACCGCCGCATCCTGCTCACCACCAAGGACGGCCGGCTCATCTGCATCGCACCGGGCGACCAGTCCGAGGTGCTCAGCTTCTTCGCCAAGCAGGCGTACGCGGCGACGGACGGCGGCCAAGTGGCCATCGGCCGGGCCCATCCAGGCGCCGGAGGCGTCGTCCACTCCTACGAAGAGGCGCTGAACGCTCTCGACCTGGCCACCCGCATGGACCTCGAAGACCCTGTGCTCCATGCCGCTGACCTTCTGGTGTATCCCGTGCTGACCCGGGACCGCCAGGCCATGGCCGACCTCGTGCACAGCGTCCTCGGCCCACTCAAGCAGGCCCGCGGCGGAGCCCAGCCCCTGATCGACACCCTCACCGCGTACTTCGACACGGGCTGTGTGGCCGCCGAGGCAGCCCGACGGCTCTCGCTGAGCGTGCGGGCGATGACGTACCGGCTCGAACGCATCCACAAGCTCACCGGTGCCGACCCGGGCGACCCCGTCCACCGCTACACCCTCCAGACAGCGGTCGTCGGCGCACGCCTGCTGGACTGGCCGAACCAGGACCTCTGA
- a CDS encoding flotillin family protein → MDAITMGIGVLIAVVLLIAVAMLFVISRLFRKVEQGKALIVSKMRKVDVTFTGQVVLPVLHKAEIMDISVKTIDITRTGRDGLICKDNIRADIRISFFVRVNKTVEDVIKVAQAIGTARASDKETLQDLFNAKFSEALKTVGKQLDFTDLYTKRDEFRDRIIQVIGTDLNGYSLEDAAIDYLEQTPLAQLDASNILDAQGIRKITELTAVEHVRTNEFQRHEEKELTRQNVDAREAILELERRQADAEVKQKREIETVRAREEAETAWVVEEERLRAQSAFLKTEEQLGIQRENQAREVAVAQKNRERVIAVENERIEKDRLLEVIARDRETELTRISAEKEVEAERREIAEVIRERVAVDRTVAEQEESIKKLRAVEEAERNRQTVVIAAEAEAQEQLVKDIKAAEAAEQAAIHRAAEELTLAEARNKAADMDARAKVRLAEGIQAEAAAEGLAAVQVREKEADAIEKAGRAEAGATEARLRAEAAGTREKALAEATAIGEKLKAEAAGLTEKAAAMAALDEASRTHEEFRLRLEAEKDIRLAGLDVQRQVAEAQATVLATGLESADINIVGGESVFFDRLVQSISLGKSVDGFVEHSQTAQALAGPWLDGSASFTDDLTKMLGAVSTVDVQNLTVSALLMKLMKTGGAPTAQLSQLLDKAGELGLADTPLTALNGTAKS, encoded by the coding sequence ATGGATGCCATCACCATGGGCATCGGTGTGCTCATCGCCGTTGTCCTGCTCATTGCCGTCGCCATGCTGTTCGTGATCAGCCGACTGTTCCGGAAGGTGGAGCAGGGCAAGGCGCTGATCGTGTCGAAGATGCGCAAGGTGGACGTCACCTTCACCGGGCAGGTCGTCCTGCCCGTGCTCCACAAGGCCGAGATCATGGACATCTCGGTGAAGACCATCGACATCACCCGGACCGGACGGGACGGGCTGATCTGCAAGGACAACATCCGGGCCGACATCCGGATCTCGTTCTTCGTGAGGGTGAACAAGACCGTCGAGGACGTCATCAAGGTCGCCCAGGCGATCGGCACGGCACGCGCCAGCGACAAGGAGACACTGCAGGATCTGTTCAACGCCAAGTTCTCCGAGGCACTCAAGACGGTCGGCAAGCAGCTGGACTTCACCGACCTCTACACCAAGCGCGACGAGTTCCGGGACCGGATCATCCAGGTCATCGGCACGGACCTGAACGGCTACAGCCTCGAGGACGCGGCGATCGACTACCTGGAGCAGACGCCGCTCGCGCAGCTGGACGCCTCCAACATCCTGGATGCCCAGGGCATCCGGAAGATCACCGAGCTGACGGCTGTAGAGCACGTGCGCACCAATGAGTTCCAGCGGCACGAGGAGAAGGAGCTCACCCGGCAGAACGTCGACGCCCGCGAGGCGATCCTCGAGCTGGAGCGCCGACAGGCGGATGCCGAGGTCAAGCAGAAGCGGGAGATCGAGACCGTACGGGCCCGAGAGGAGGCCGAGACGGCCTGGGTGGTCGAGGAAGAGCGGCTGCGGGCACAGAGCGCCTTCCTGAAGACGGAGGAGCAGCTCGGTATCCAGCGCGAGAACCAGGCCCGCGAGGTCGCCGTCGCCCAGAAGAACCGCGAGCGCGTCATCGCCGTCGAGAACGAGCGCATCGAGAAGGACCGGCTGCTCGAAGTCATCGCCCGGGACCGGGAGACCGAACTGACACGCATCTCCGCGGAAAAGGAGGTCGAGGCCGAGCGCCGGGAGATCGCCGAGGTCATCCGCGAGCGGGTCGCGGTGGACCGTACGGTCGCCGAGCAGGAGGAGTCCATCAAGAAGCTCCGCGCGGTCGAAGAGGCCGAGCGCAACCGGCAGACCGTCGTCATCGCCGCCGAGGCCGAGGCACAGGAGCAGCTGGTCAAGGACATCAAGGCCGCTGAAGCCGCCGAGCAGGCCGCGATCCACCGCGCCGCGGAGGAACTCACCCTCGCCGAGGCCCGCAACAAGGCCGCTGACATGGACGCCCGCGCCAAGGTCCGCCTTGCCGAGGGCATCCAGGCCGAAGCCGCAGCCGAGGGCCTGGCGGCGGTCCAAGTACGGGAGAAGGAGGCCGACGCGATCGAGAAGGCGGGCCGTGCGGAGGCTGGGGCAACGGAGGCCCGGCTGCGTGCCGAGGCGGCCGGCACCCGTGAGAAGGCGCTCGCCGAGGCCACCGCCATCGGCGAAAAGCTCAAGGCGGAAGCCGCGGGACTGACCGAGAAGGCAGCCGCCATGGCTGCCCTGGACGAGGCGTCCCGTACGCACGAGGAGTTCCGGCTGCGCCTGGAGGCGGAGAAGGACATCCGTCTGGCGGGCCTGGACGTCCAGCGTCAGGTCGCCGAGGCGCAGGCCACGGTGCTCGCCACCGGCCTGGAGAGTGCCGACATCAACATCGTGGGAGGCGAGTCCGTCTTCTTCGACCGGCTCGTGCAGTCCATCTCACTCGGCAAGAGCGTCGACGGCTTCGTCGAGCACTCGCAGACCGCGCAGGCCCTCGCGGGACCGTGGCTGGACGGCTCCGCGTCCTTCACGGACGACCTCACGAAGATGCTGGGCGCGGTCTCGACCGTGGACGTACAGAACCTCACTGTGTCCGCACTGCTGATGAAGCTCATGAAGACGGGCGGAGCACCCACCGCGCAGCTGAGCCAACTGCTCGACAAAGCAGGTGAACTCGGCCTCGCCGACACCCCGCTCACCGCGCTGAACGGCACCGCGAAGAGCTGA